Part of the Haloarcula laminariae genome is shown below.
TCGAAGTCGGTCACCCAGGCCATAGAGAAGCCGACCGCGCCGTCCTCCGTCGCGTCGGCGACGGCGACTTTCTCGGGGAACTCCTCGATGACGACCCCCATGAGGTGGGCCATCGTGAACTCGTCGTGGTCGTCGGCCGGCTCGATGGTCTCGGTGAGCACCTGCTCCAGGAACTCGGGGACGAAGCGGGCGAGCGGGTGCATGTCCAGCACGACGGCGTGGCTCGCCCCGCAGGCGCAGTCGTACTCGCGCATCCCCAGGTCGAGGTCGTCGTGGGTACTGATGACCTCGCTACAGGGGAGTTCGAGCTCGGACTCGCGGCCGCCGGGCACGCGCGGTTCTGCCATTACTCCGAGTTGTCCACTCGCGGGGTTAAAGTCCGCGATACGGCCCGGTCAGGCGGCCGACTCGCGGGCGCTGGTACGGACCTGGAGGTAGGCGTCCGTGACGACGGCGATGCCGAGCGTCTGGAAGACGGCCCCCAGCACCGTCGACAGCAGGCGGGTCAGAACGGTCACGGGGAGGCCCGCGACGGCAGCGTCTCCGCCGGCCAGTCCCGCGACCAGACTCGGGAGGCCGCCGACCAGTCCGAAGAGCCCGAGCACGACCAGCAGAATCACGATGGAGGCGGGGTCGTCCATGAACCGCGCGAAACTGTTCCGCACCGTCTCGCCGTAGCCGCCGTCGTTCAGGGCTATCTCCTGGCGGAGGTAGACGAAGACGGTCAGCAACACCAGACCGGCCAGCGGCCCGACTATCGACCCGACGAGCGTCGTCGCCACGCCGCCGAGCTGGCCGACGACCGGGAGGACGGACTGAAACAGCAGCGTCGTCAGCGCGACCGCCCCGCCCAGTCCGACCGCCATGACGGCCCGGTCGCCGAA
Proteins encoded:
- a CDS encoding DUF5815 family protein, whose protein sequence is MAEPRVPGGRESELELPCSEVISTHDDLDLGMREYDCACGASHAVVLDMHPLARFVPEFLEQVLTETIEPADDHDEFTMAHLMGVVIEEFPEKVAVADATEDGAVGFSMAWVTDFDARRLHEIVVELIVDLMDHAVSHAEDDEMAAEFEAQMLEFDIQEFVDQYRAQRDFEDEHDSAV